From Enterococcus mundtii, the proteins below share one genomic window:
- a CDS encoding bifunctional folylpolyglutamate synthase/dihydrofolate synthase, with the protein MKIEEAINWIHSRLPFGSRPGLDRVEALLEVVGHPEEKVKTIHIAGTNGKGSTVTYLRYLLEEAGLTVGTFTSPYIESFNERISINGQGIPDESLIRLVKKYQPLVEQMDQFEAVAGITEFETLTAMAFDYFLEEQVDVAIIEVGLGGLLDSTNVAKPLLTGITTIGMDHTDILGDTIEEIAAQKAGIIKQNVPLVTGNIVPEALAVIEKQAKLKNATQHAWGEAYTVSYKHPAEEWGEIFSFQNEFGKIPKLTIHMIGRHQVENAGMAIEMYQIYCGRMNLPFREKDVINGLKKAQWPGRMERLSEEPLVILDGAHNTHAMARLVQNLKQEFKGYHVHLLFSALRTKEVDKMLHQLQEVPDATIYVTTFDYPKAIELSDIQATTDEKVTIVSMWQFGLAEILEKMTAEDVLVVTGSLYFISEVRRLLVQLGGKNES; encoded by the coding sequence GTGAAAATCGAAGAAGCAATCAATTGGATCCATAGCCGATTACCATTTGGCTCACGTCCTGGATTAGACAGAGTAGAGGCCTTATTAGAGGTAGTCGGACACCCAGAAGAAAAAGTCAAAACGATCCATATTGCAGGGACGAATGGCAAAGGTTCAACAGTGACTTATTTAAGATATTTATTAGAAGAAGCCGGCTTGACAGTCGGAACATTTACCTCCCCATATATCGAATCCTTCAATGAGCGCATTTCGATCAATGGACAAGGCATTCCTGATGAATCATTGATTCGACTAGTAAAGAAATATCAACCGCTAGTTGAGCAGATGGATCAATTTGAAGCAGTAGCTGGCATTACCGAATTTGAAACGTTGACTGCTATGGCATTTGATTATTTCTTGGAAGAACAAGTGGACGTCGCGATCATTGAAGTGGGATTGGGTGGTTTACTCGACTCAACAAACGTAGCGAAACCTTTGTTGACGGGTATCACAACGATTGGTATGGATCATACAGATATTTTGGGCGACACGATCGAAGAAATCGCTGCTCAAAAAGCAGGGATCATCAAACAAAATGTGCCACTGGTCACTGGAAATATCGTACCTGAAGCCTTGGCAGTGATCGAAAAACAAGCAAAATTAAAAAATGCTACACAACACGCATGGGGAGAGGCTTACACAGTCAGTTACAAACATCCGGCAGAAGAGTGGGGCGAAATTTTTTCATTCCAAAATGAGTTTGGCAAAATCCCTAAGTTGACGATCCATATGATCGGGAGACATCAAGTTGAAAATGCGGGTATGGCGATTGAAATGTATCAAATCTATTGTGGACGGATGAATCTTCCATTCCGTGAAAAAGACGTGATCAATGGCTTGAAAAAGGCGCAATGGCCAGGTCGTATGGAACGATTAAGTGAAGAACCCTTAGTGATTTTAGATGGGGCGCATAATACCCATGCGATGGCACGCTTAGTCCAAAATCTTAAACAAGAATTCAAAGGCTATCATGTCCATCTTTTGTTCTCTGCTTTACGAACAAAAGAGGTTGATAAAATGTTACACCAATTACAAGAAGTACCAGATGCAACAATCTACGTCACTACTTTTGATTATCCTAAAGCAATCGAGTTGTCGGATATCCAAGCAACGACTGATGAGAAAGTTACGATTGTTTCAATGTGGCAATTTGGGCTTGCAGAGATCTTGGAGAAGATGACGGCTGAGGATGTTCTTGTAGTGACAGGTTCACTCTATTTTATTTCGGAAGTGCGACGTTTGCTTGTACAGTTGGGAGGAAAAAATGAAAGTTAA
- a CDS encoding HAD family hydrolase, with protein sequence MKVNAVIFDMDGLLFDTEIVYYEASQTVADRMGFPYDKELYLRFLGVSDEEVWANYHTIFSSFGRETVQKFIDDSYQETLDRFASGQVELKPGVLEFLNFLEEKDIPKVVASSNQRHVIELLLEKNNLRHRFDTIVSAENVKRAKPDPEIFLHAHAFLGTEKAETLILEDSQNGVLAAYGAGIPVIMVPDLLAPSDELAAKTTAIVSSLHEVPALIK encoded by the coding sequence ATGAAAGTTAATGCAGTGATTTTTGATATGGATGGCTTATTATTTGATACAGAGATCGTTTATTATGAGGCATCCCAAACAGTAGCCGATCGGATGGGGTTTCCCTATGACAAAGAGCTTTACTTGCGATTTTTAGGCGTTTCTGATGAAGAAGTTTGGGCGAACTACCATACTATTTTTTCAAGCTTTGGTCGAGAAACTGTCCAAAAATTTATCGACGATTCCTATCAAGAAACGCTTGATCGTTTTGCTTCAGGTCAAGTTGAATTAAAACCAGGTGTTTTAGAATTCTTGAACTTTTTGGAAGAAAAAGATATCCCAAAAGTAGTCGCATCAAGTAATCAGCGACATGTCATTGAACTGTTGCTAGAAAAAAATAATCTACGTCATCGTTTTGATACGATCGTCTCAGCTGAAAATGTCAAACGTGCAAAACCAGATCCAGAAATCTTTTTACATGCCCATGCGTTTTTAGGTACTGAAAAAGCGGAGACATTGATATTAGAAGATTCACAAAATGGGGTATTAGCAGCGTATGGTGCAGGAATTCCAGTAATCATGGTGCCAGATTTACTAGCACCTTCTGATGAATTAGCCGCTAAGACAACAGCGATTGTTTCTTCACTTCACGAAGTTCCGGCATTGATCAAATAA